The genomic window GCCGTACAACTGCACGGGGCGCGGGCGCTGCTCCGCGGCCATCTGCTCGAACACCTCTACCGGGAGGTGCGGGCGCCGCGCATCTACGAGGGGGCGAGCGAGGTGCAACGGACGGTCATCGCCAAGGAGTTGTACAAGCGGACCGGGTCGGAGGAGAGGTCCTCGTGAGCGCCGAGCGGGTGAACCCGGCCGAGCTGTCACCGCCCACCGGCTTCTCGCACGCCGTGGTCGCCACCGGGACCCGGGTCGTGTTCCTGGCGGGCCAGACCGCGCTCGACGCGGACGGCAAGGTCGTGGGGGAGACGCTGGAGGAGCAGTTCGAGCGGGCGCTCGGCAATCTGCTCACCGCGCTGGAGGCCGCCGGCGGCACACCGGCCGACCTCGCCCGTGTCACGGTCTACGCGACGGATGTCGCCGACTATCGGGTCCGCGCCCCTCAACTGGGCCGCGTCTGGCGGAGGTTGGCGGGCCGGGACTATCCCGCGATGGCGGTGATCGGCGTCGTACGGCTCTGGGACGAGCGGGCTCTGGTGGAGCTTGACGGCTTCGCGGTCCTGCCGTAGCCGCACTCGAAGGTGGTGCAGGAAGGTCGTGCAGGAGGTCCGTACAGGAGGTCTGTACAGGAGGGCCGGGTCAGGCCGCGGTGGTCAGTTCGCCGAAGACGGGGCGGTGCGGGGCGATCACGCTGCCGTCGGGGAGCAGTTCACCGGTGTCGTCGAAGACGATCGCCCCGTTGCACAGCAGGTTCCAGCCCTGCTCCGGGTGGAAGGCGACGATGTGCGCGGCGTCGCGGTCCGTGCTGTCGATCGAGGGACACAGGGGCTGATGGGAACACATGGCGCGCCTCCACGTCTTTGTGAGTGCCGGCGGCGAGTCACCGCCTCGCACTACAGACGATGCCCGTGCCCGGAACTCATCGCCAGACCGTTCCGTGAGACGTGACAGCACCCGGACGTGCTGTGACAGGACGCGGACATAACCCCGGGCGGCACGAAGGCGGCCCCGGTGGCGTGTGCTCACCGGGGCCGTCTTCCCCTTGCCAGGGCCTCTTACTTGAGCAGGTGCACGCGCTGGGTCGTCAGGTCGTAGCGGGCGCCGACGACGGCCACCTCGTCCGCCTTCAGCTTGGCGGCGATGTCGGAGTCGGCAGTGAGCTTGGAGCGGACGAGCCGGACGTTCGCGTCGATGGTCGCGGCGATCCGGGCGTCGCCGTCCACGCTGTGGTCGATGGCCGGAGCGATCTCGTCGGCGATGTACTGGATGTGGCTCGGCAGCTCCTCACCGGTCTGGTCCGCCGCGACGGCGGCCTTCACGGCTCCGCAGGACTGGTGACCGAGCACCATGACCAGCGGGATGTCCAGTTCGAGGACACCGTACTTGACGCTGCCGAACACCGACTCGTCCAGCACCTCGCCCGCGCTGCGCACGGTCATGAGGTCGCCCAGGCCCTGGTCGAAGACCAGCTCCGGGGGGACGCGGGAGTCGATGCAGCCGAGGATGAGGGCGAAGGGCTCCTGACCGGTCGTCAGGGCCTTGCGGAGGGCGGCGTCCTCGTCCGGGTGCCGCTGGTGGAAG from Streptomyces sp. DSM 40750 includes these protein-coding regions:
- a CDS encoding carbonic anhydrase, whose translation is MNSDATSNRGDGAEATDSADAPISHAKTRGRRSLLRAALAGSAVLGGGLAIGAFPADAEPVSSKTRATPSLSAATRTRPSTPEEALTELSKGNRRWRTFHQRHPDEDAALRKALTTGQEPFALILGCIDSRVPPELVFDQGLGDLMTVRSAGEVLDESVFGSVKYGVLELDIPLVMVLGHQSCGAVKAAVAADQTGEELPSHIQYIADEIAPAIDHSVDGDARIAATIDANVRLVRSKLTADSDIAAKLKADEVAVVGARYDLTTQRVHLLK
- a CDS encoding RidA family protein encodes the protein MSAERVNPAELSPPTGFSHAVVATGTRVVFLAGQTALDADGKVVGETLEEQFERALGNLLTALEAAGGTPADLARVTVYATDVADYRVRAPQLGRVWRRLAGRDYPAMAVIGVVRLWDERALVELDGFAVLP
- a CDS encoding DUF5999 family protein — translated: MCSHQPLCPSIDSTDRDAAHIVAFHPEQGWNLLCNGAIVFDDTGELLPDGSVIAPHRPVFGELTTAA